In bacterium, the sequence CAGGACTGTACAGCGGTCATGATCCGCGCGTTGCATTAACGATCCATGGGGTCTTCCCGCACCTCTTGGGCTGGGTGCCCCACGTTGGCCTCATGCGGATCAGGAGGCAGGACGCTGCGCATGCGTGCGTTGCGATCTATCCGGACGGAGGTGCGGAGCAGCGTCTGTACGCTGTCCAACACTAAGTGTTGGACAGCAAGAGGTCGCAGGTTTATGATGAGAGTGTATGCGGAACATCGTTATTACCTCTGGGGAGTACTACCACATCTACAATCGGGGGAACGATCGCCGGGATATTTTTTACGGAGACGATGACTACTTGCGTTTTGTCGTCGCGCTCCTCCTGTACCAGTTCCCTGAATCTGTTTCGCAGCTCAATCGTACCGTCCGCAAGTATGTCCAACACTTAGTGTTGGACACTTCGGATTTTCAATTGCAGGGACGATACGCGGAGCTCGTGTGCTTTGCGCTCATGCCGAATCACTTTCATTTGATCATTCGTGAGCTCGAAGAGGGTGGTATCGCGCGCTACATGCAACGATTACTCAACGGGTATACGAAGTATCTCAACACGAAACACGAGAAGAGTGGGCATGTTTTTCAGGGTACCTATCAGGCCGTGCATGTTGAGGATGACGATCAGCTCTGCTACCTCTCCGCGTATATTCACCGCAATCCTCGTGATCTTCCTGCTTGGAGGAATTGCGAACAGGAGTATCCATGGTCGAGCTACCAGGACTACGTCAGTGAAAATCGTTGGAAAGGATTCCTGTCACCAGACATCGTTCTGAACCAGATAGGGTACGGCGATCGTTATCGAAGCTTCGTTCAACGAAGCGGAGCGAAAGAGCGCGCCATGGATTCCGTCCTGCACATTGATGACCAAATGTCCAACACTTAGTGTTGGACATTGGTGTGCGTGATATGATCAGAATGATCAGTAGCTATGTCCGAACGATCACCACGATTTGCCGCGCAGACCGGGCCGCCGGAGGGGGGTGGGGCCTTTGAGCGCGCGCCGGTTCCTGCACCGAAGCAGGAGCGTAGCCCCGCGCTCGAGCGGTATCGGGCGCAGGCCGAGCAGTTCATCGCGCGTAACCGCGAGCTGTTCTGGGCAATCGCGGGCGACCGCTCACTCACGTTCACCGTGGGTAGCGGGTTTTTTATTGATCTTGAGCACGGCATGATCTCGCTCGATCTCGGCAAGTGGAAGTGGGCCGAGGAGCGTGGTCTGTCCGAGGAACAACTCGTGTGGGCAACGTGCCACGAGCTCGCGCACTACCTGGACCTCCGTGAGAATCCTCGGGAGATGCTGGGTAACTTTGAGTACCTCAAACGTCGTGCGAAGCAGCTGGGTCCGGAAGTGCTGGAGATCTGGCGGCAGAAATTCTCAGATGGCGTGTTGCCGGATTACCTCACAAAAGAGGTCCCCGCTGGGAAGGACCCCAAGACCGGAGCAAAACGTACCACGCCCTACGTCGAGGCATTCCTCTACGACAAATTGCACCTTCTCTATAACTGTTTGGACGATCGGTACGTGAACGGCACCGTTGGCGTGCGCGTAGGTGCGTTCCACGAGGAGCGGGGGAGTGCGGCGGGCGAGGTGACGCGCCTCTACCGCGATTATCTTTTCCCCACAGACCCCAAGCGTCGCGGCGCGCCACCGCAGGAAGAGGAGGCCGCGGACTACTCCAAGATGCCGAAGTCATACCAGCTCGCGTACGCGCTCCTGCGCGAGCAGATGGTGCCGGAGCAGGCGATGCTCGTCGCCGATGATGTGCGTGCGGTGCTCTCCGGATTCCCGGATGCGATTGCGGAGCACAACAACCGGACGCTGCGCGATGAAGTTGCGGCTTTCACGCGCACGGTCCCGCGCGGTCGCGGGCAGCTCGTCGCGCAGACCCCCGCAGACCCCGCGTGGCGGTACGAGCAGATCAAGCGGCTCGTGGAGCCGGCGTACCTCGCCTTCCTCCGTGAGGACCTTCGGAAGATGAATGTTCCAAAGCCCGCGCCGCCGGGTGGCAGTGGCGGAGAGGGCGGGGAGGATGATGGTTGGGGAGTAGGAGATCCAGCACCGCCGGATGGCGAGCCCGAGGAAGATCCGAAAGACGGGAAGCCACAGGCGGGAAAGTCAGGAGACGGCAAGTCCGCAGGAGGCGACGATCCATGGAAGGAACTCGACGATCGTCCGGAGCCGATTGACCTCGATGTCATCCGCGACTTCATCAACCAGCAGAACACGCTCCAGCGCAAGCGTGCGCGTGAGGATCGCGAGCAGGCACGCGCTGCGCGGCTCACTCCGCAGGACAAGCTGCGCAACGCGAGGCGGTCTCATGATCGTACCGTGTGTGACGAACACGACGTGGATCCGGCACTCGCGATACAGTACCGCGCACTCGAGCAGTCGGTCGCGCCGTACGTTGAAGAGCTCGGGCAGGTCTTTGAGCAGATCATGAAGACCGTCACCGAGCGTATGCGCGCGGTGCTCCTCACCGGATTCCGGCAGGGGACCTTTGATGTCGAGCGCTTCATCGGGAAGTACGCGCCGGAGCTCGCCGCCGAGCGGCCGGAGGACATCCCCTGGGAGGCACTGGAGACGTACCTCCAGCGCGAGTACATCCCCAAGCTCGTCCTGTTCCCGAACAAGCTGCGCGTACGGTTTGTGCTCGATGGGTCCGGCTCGATGGGTAGCGATCGCATCAATGCCGTCCGTCAACTCTACGTCCTCTTCCAGGAGGCGTTGGGATCGTTTGAGGCCAACATGAACCTGCGATTCCGCATGCGCGAACCGTTCCATGTGGACACGGAGGTGCGCATGTTTGGCTCCAAGGGAGCGAGTGACATCGCGAAGCACCTTACCGCGGACGCGCCGCTCACTGCGGACGGGGAGCTCGCGGCGAAGTTCCGGGCGCTCGGAAAGATCACGTCGAACTACGGCGTCACCTGCGACGCAGAGCCGCTCTGGGGGATTGCGGACAGCATGGACGATGTGCACCGCGAAGACCTCGCGGAAGGGCGTGCGCGTGAGTTCGTGCTGCTCGTGACCGATGGCGGCTCCAACGACGCGAGTGCACACGCCGCGAAAGAGACGAGCGGGCCGCAGGATACACGCAATGCGCTCGAGGCACTCCGCCGCGTCGGTGCGCGTGCCGGCAAGGAGTTCGGTGTCATCGCGCGTGGATTCCAGATCGGTGAGCCCACTGAAGACGAGCGGACGACCTTCCGGAGTATCTGGGGGACGGACGGCAGAGAGACCCCACACCCCGCGGACCTCGCTCCGGCCGTTGCCGAGATGTTCGCCGATGCCATGCGGCAGATCGAATTTGACCTCCAGTTCTACGGCGAGACCGTGGACGATGAGGAGGATGAGTAATCCATACATGAAACTCTCCATCTACACCGACGGTGGTGCGCGTGGCAACCCGGGTCCAGCGGGGACAGGCATCGTTATCAAGGACGAGGCGGGGGCCGTTGT encodes:
- a CDS encoding VWA domain-containing protein, producing MSERSPRFAAQTGPPEGGGAFERAPVPAPKQERSPALERYRAQAEQFIARNRELFWAIAGDRSLTFTVGSGFFIDLEHGMISLDLGKWKWAEERGLSEEQLVWATCHELAHYLDLRENPREMLGNFEYLKRRAKQLGPEVLEIWRQKFSDGVLPDYLTKEVPAGKDPKTGAKRTTPYVEAFLYDKLHLLYNCLDDRYVNGTVGVRVGAFHEERGSAAGEVTRLYRDYLFPTDPKRRGAPPQEEEAADYSKMPKSYQLAYALLREQMVPEQAMLVADDVRAVLSGFPDAIAEHNNRTLRDEVAAFTRTVPRGRGQLVAQTPADPAWRYEQIKRLVEPAYLAFLREDLRKMNVPKPAPPGGSGGEGGEDDGWGVGDPAPPDGEPEEDPKDGKPQAGKSGDGKSAGGDDPWKELDDRPEPIDLDVIRDFINQQNTLQRKRAREDREQARAARLTPQDKLRNARRSHDRTVCDEHDVDPALAIQYRALEQSVAPYVEELGQVFEQIMKTVTERMRAVLLTGFRQGTFDVERFIGKYAPELAAERPEDIPWEALETYLQREYIPKLVLFPNKLRVRFVLDGSGSMGSDRINAVRQLYVLFQEALGSFEANMNLRFRMREPFHVDTEVRMFGSKGASDIAKHLTADAPLTADGELAAKFRALGKITSNYGVTCDAEPLWGIADSMDDVHREDLAEGRAREFVLLVTDGGSNDASAHAAKETSGPQDTRNALEALRRVGARAGKEFGVIARGFQIGEPTEDERTTFRSIWGTDGRETPHPADLAPAVAEMFADAMRQIEFDLQFYGETVDDEEDE
- a CDS encoding transposase; the encoded protein is MRNIVITSGEYYHIYNRGNDRRDIFYGDDDYLRFVVALLLYQFPESVSQLNRTVRKYVQHLVLDTSDFQLQGRYAELVCFALMPNHFHLIIRELEEGGIARYMQRLLNGYTKYLNTKHEKSGHVFQGTYQAVHVEDDDQLCYLSAYIHRNPRDLPAWRNCEQEYPWSSYQDYVSENRWKGFLSPDIVLNQIGYGDRYRSFVQRSGAKERAMDSVLHIDDQMSNT